In Candidatus Sulfurimonas marisnigri, a single genomic region encodes these proteins:
- the hisH gene encoding imidazole glycerol phosphate synthase subunit HisH: MIAIVDYNMGNLASVQNAFAKLGEETVVESDPEKFKDYDKLILPGVGAFGDAMEHLRERNMIEPLREYAKSGKYMLGICLGMQLLFESSEEFGYHEGLGLIKGSVTAFDTTKFSEALKVPHMGWNRMFTKEHPLFNNLDEEHYLYFVHTYHVNCKNEEDIIGRTNYGYEFTSAVACANVMGIQPHPEKSHENGLKILENFIKL; the protein is encoded by the coding sequence ATGATAGCGATAGTTGATTATAATATGGGAAATTTAGCAAGTGTGCAAAATGCATTTGCTAAATTAGGCGAAGAAACAGTTGTTGAGAGTGACCCTGAAAAGTTTAAGGATTATGATAAATTAATTCTTCCAGGAGTTGGGGCATTTGGCGATGCAATGGAGCATTTAAGAGAGCGAAATATGATTGAACCTTTGAGAGAGTATGCTAAAAGTGGTAAGTACATGTTAGGTATCTGTCTTGGAATGCAACTACTTTTTGAGTCCAGTGAAGAGTTTGGCTATCATGAAGGTTTAGGCTTAATAAAAGGCAGTGTAACAGCTTTTGATACTACCAAGTTTAGTGAAGCACTTAAAGTTCCACACATGGGTTGGAACAGAATGTTTACTAAAGAACATCCACTGTTTAATAACTTAGATGAAGAGCATTATCTCTACTTCGTGCATACTTACCATGTTAATTGCAAAAACGAAGAGGATATCATAGGGCGTACTAACTATGGTTATGAGTTTACATCTGCTGTGGCATGTGCTAATGTGATGGGGATTCAGCCTCACCCTGAAAAAAGCCATGAGAATGGTCTTAAAATACTAGAAAATTTTATTAAACTATAG
- the panB gene encoding 3-methyl-2-oxobutanoate hydroxymethyltransferase, giving the protein MNKKMTITSIKKAKGEKPLVMVTSYDALFAKLLAPYSDMILVGDSLNMSFAGKRDTLSTTLEQMIYHTSAVCQGAQNSFIICDMPFGTYTNKEDALKNAIKVFQETSADSIKIEGGEDKADIISYLCSNGVAVCGHIGLLPQAVRGEGGYKVKGKTEEEKLQLIKDARAVENAGAFCMVIEGVKAEVAAEVASCVSVPVIGIGAGKDVDGQVLVFSDMLGLFEEFTPKFVKKYMDGASLVKEAMLNYSNDVKTKEFPKEEHTY; this is encoded by the coding sequence ATGAATAAAAAAATGACAATAACTTCTATTAAAAAAGCTAAAGGTGAGAAGCCATTAGTAATGGTTACTTCGTATGATGCTCTTTTTGCAAAACTATTGGCACCTTACTCTGATATGATTTTAGTTGGTGATAGTTTAAATATGAGTTTCGCAGGTAAACGAGACACATTGAGTACTACTTTGGAGCAAATGATATATCACACTAGTGCAGTGTGTCAAGGTGCACAAAACAGTTTTATCATCTGTGATATGCCATTTGGAACTTATACGAATAAAGAAGATGCACTTAAAAATGCTATAAAAGTTTTTCAAGAAACTTCAGCAGACAGTATTAAAATAGAGGGTGGAGAAGATAAAGCTGATATTATCTCATATCTATGTTCTAATGGTGTAGCTGTTTGCGGACATATTGGATTACTTCCTCAAGCAGTACGTGGTGAGGGTGGTTATAAGGTTAAAGGTAAGACAGAAGAAGAGAAACTTCAACTTATTAAAGATGCAAGAGCAGTAGAAAATGCTGGAGCATTTTGTATGGTTATAGAAGGCGTAAAAGCTGAAGTAGCTGCTGAAGTAGCTTCTTGTGTATCTGTTCCGGTTATCGGTATCGGTGCTGGCAAAGACGTTGACGGACAAGTGCTTGTTTTTTCTGATATGTTAGGACTTTTTGAAGAATTCACTCCTAAGTTTGTCAAAAAGTATATGGATGGCGCCTCTTTGGTGAAAGAAGCAATGCTTAACTACTCTAATGATGTAAAAACTAAAGAATTTCCAAAAGAGGAACATACATATTAA
- a CDS encoding PDC sensor domain-containing protein, with protein MVALDIQNFSEGRTKARAYFCYLFSKNIPNRLPSLSQEMIMPRLLKIKADLETCEGVYLLDNRGIQVTPTFASNKQTDGDIGKIRADRAYYYRAVREGRCTITDPYPSLITQELTVTTSQPIFDEKGNLLYVACLDMPLDDVIKISHQNTLDSLFSKLFMYSYLSFSIALIGIAMLLFFKGVQSFFTYEITPSHFEIKDVFEATILLTLALAIFDLAKTLIEEEILGRHKGYNISGPHKTMVRFLGSIIIALSIEALMLVFKFAITDPEKLLYSMYIVAGVSMLLITLAVYIKFTKEKNEE; from the coding sequence ATGGTTGCATTAGATATCCAAAATTTTTCCGAGGGCCGCACAAAGGCTAGAGCATACTTTTGCTATCTATTTTCTAAAAATATTCCAAATAGATTACCATCTCTTTCGCAAGAGATGATAATGCCTCGTCTTTTAAAGATAAAAGCAGATTTAGAAACTTGCGAGGGAGTTTATCTTCTGGATAATCGTGGTATACAGGTCACACCCACATTTGCATCTAATAAACAGACTGATGGCGACATTGGAAAAATAAGGGCTGACAGAGCTTACTATTACCGTGCAGTTAGAGAGGGCAGATGTACTATTACAGACCCTTATCCATCTCTCATTACACAAGAGTTGACCGTAACTACCTCTCAACCTATTTTTGATGAAAAGGGAAACCTGTTATATGTAGCATGTCTTGACATGCCTCTTGATGATGTAATAAAAATATCTCATCAAAATACATTAGACTCACTTTTTTCTAAGTTATTTATGTACTCTTATTTGTCATTTTCAATTGCACTTATAGGGATTGCTATGTTGCTCTTTTTTAAAGGAGTTCAGAGCTTTTTCACATATGAAATAACGCCTTCACATTTTGAAATTAAAGATGTATTTGAAGCAACTATTTTGTTAACACTAGCTCTAGCTATATTTGACTTGGCAAAAACACTCATCGAAGAGGAAATTTTAGGTAGGCATAAAGGGTATAATATTTCTGGGCCACATAAGACAATGGTTCGTTTTTTAGGCTCTATAATTATCGCTTTATCGATTGAAGCGCTAATGCTGGTATTCAAATTTGCCATTACCGATCCGGAAAAGTTACTTTATTCAATGTATATTGTGGCTGGAGTGTCAATGTTGCTTATAACCCTAGCAGTTTATATAAAATTCACAAAAGAGAAAAATGAAGAATGA
- the ruvB gene encoding Holliday junction branch migration DNA helicase RuvB, with amino-acid sequence MERLVEIEKFENEETIEITLRPNVWNEYIGQNQIKKNLGVFIEASKKRNEALDHVLFFGPPGLGKTTLALIIASEMNANIKVTAAPMIEKSGDLAALLTNLEEGDILFIDEIHRLSPAVEEILYSSMEDFRIDIIIGSGPAAQTVKIDLPRFTLIGATTRAGMLSNPLRDRFGMNFRMQFYDHDELSKIITQASVKLDKEIVHEASMEIAKRSRGTPRIALRLLKRVRDFADVANEKDIKHSRTEYALEELGINSHGFDEMDIRLLNLLAGANGRAIGLSTIAAALSEDEGTVEDVLEPYLIANGYLERTAKGRKATRSTYEILNVSLPDQEELLS; translated from the coding sequence ATGGAAAGATTGGTTGAGATTGAGAAGTTTGAGAATGAAGAGACGATAGAAATAACTCTTCGTCCTAATGTTTGGAATGAATATATTGGACAAAATCAGATTAAAAAAAATCTTGGAGTTTTTATAGAAGCTAGTAAAAAAAGGAATGAAGCTCTAGACCATGTTCTTTTCTTTGGACCACCAGGGCTTGGTAAAACTACTCTAGCACTTATTATAGCAAGCGAGATGAATGCAAATATTAAAGTAACGGCAGCTCCAATGATAGAAAAAAGTGGAGATCTAGCGGCTTTGCTTACAAATCTAGAGGAGGGTGATATACTTTTTATAGATGAAATTCACCGTCTTTCACCAGCAGTTGAAGAGATACTCTACTCATCCATGGAAGATTTTCGTATAGATATAATAATCGGTAGTGGACCAGCTGCCCAAACTGTTAAAATTGACTTGCCTAGGTTTACTCTGATAGGTGCTACAACAAGGGCAGGAATGCTTTCGAACCCTTTACGAGACAGATTTGGTATGAACTTTAGAATGCAGTTTTACGATCATGACGAGCTATCAAAAATTATAACTCAAGCATCTGTGAAATTAGATAAAGAGATAGTTCATGAAGCGAGTATGGAAATAGCTAAAAGAAGTCGTGGAACACCTAGAATAGCATTGCGTCTTTTAAAACGTGTAAGAGATTTTGCAGATGTTGCAAACGAGAAAGATATAAAACACTCAAGAACAGAGTATGCGTTAGAGGAGCTTGGTATAAATTCACATGGATTTGATGAAATGGACATAAGACTCTTAAACCTTTTAGCTGGAGCTAATGGAAGAGCTATCGGCTTAAGTACTATAGCGGCAGCTCTGAGTGAAGATGAGGGGACAGTTGAAGATGTTCTTGAACCTTACTTAATTGCAAACGGATATTTAGAGAGAACCGCAAAAGGAAGAAAAGCAACAAGAAGTACATATGAGATTTTGAATGTTTCTCTTCCAGACCAAGAAGAGCTTCTATCTTGA
- the mnmE gene encoding tRNA uridine-5-carboxymethylaminomethyl(34) synthesis GTPase MnmE has product MNNDTISAIATANGIGSIAIIRISGDRALEIAKKLTNKKDFPPRYASLSNVYNQNSELIDESIIIYFKAPFSFTAEDVVEIQCHGGFIVAQSILKATLSFGARLANAGEFSKRAFFNGRIDLSEAEAIAQLIEAKSEDAAKILAKQMKGSLKEYIEKIRDDIIHILAYSEVSIDYAEEDLPEDLVLQIEKKLEELRKSLSSTLLASKAREGLMQGFKVAIVGKPNVGKSSLLNSLLNYNRAIVSEIAGTTRDTIEEQVKIGTHLIRIVDTAGIREASDEIERIGIERSLEAIQQSDIVIALFDGSRESDSEDEQILSLINSHTQNKHVLFVKNKIDLDSKFLHIGLEFDMQINSKKSVDELIVRLKKIMDTTNSSDEMMLISQRQISSVENTLANIEEALFPLKDQELEIFSFHLNEAVKEMASITRPFENDEMLDKMFGSFCLGK; this is encoded by the coding sequence ATGAACAACGACACTATTAGTGCCATTGCAACTGCTAATGGTATTGGTTCCATTGCAATAATCCGCATAAGCGGAGATAGAGCTTTAGAAATAGCTAAGAAACTTACCAATAAAAAAGATTTCCCCCCAAGATACGCTAGTTTATCAAATGTATATAATCAAAACAGTGAATTAATTGATGAATCAATAATTATCTATTTCAAAGCACCATTTTCGTTTACTGCTGAAGATGTAGTAGAAATTCAATGTCACGGTGGTTTTATAGTTGCTCAAAGTATATTGAAAGCTACTCTTAGCTTTGGTGCTAGACTTGCAAATGCTGGAGAATTTAGTAAACGTGCTTTTTTCAATGGTCGAATAGACTTAAGCGAAGCAGAAGCAATAGCACAGTTAATTGAAGCAAAAAGTGAAGATGCTGCAAAAATCCTAGCTAAACAGATGAAAGGCTCACTAAAAGAGTATATAGAAAAAATCCGAGATGATATTATCCATATACTCGCTTATTCTGAAGTTAGCATTGATTATGCAGAAGAGGATTTGCCTGAGGATTTAGTACTGCAAATTGAGAAAAAACTAGAAGAATTAAGAAAGTCTCTTAGCTCAACTCTTTTGGCTAGCAAGGCAAGAGAAGGTTTAATGCAAGGATTTAAGGTAGCTATAGTAGGGAAACCAAATGTTGGGAAAAGCTCACTTTTAAATTCTTTGTTAAATTATAATCGTGCAATAGTTAGTGAAATAGCTGGAACAACCAGAGACACTATAGAAGAGCAGGTGAAAATTGGAACTCATCTTATTCGCATTGTCGATACAGCAGGTATACGCGAAGCTAGTGATGAGATAGAGCGTATAGGTATTGAACGTTCACTTGAAGCAATCCAGCAGAGCGATATAGTTATAGCACTCTTTGATGGCTCCAGAGAATCCGACAGTGAAGATGAGCAGATATTATCTTTAATAAACTCACATACACAAAATAAACATGTTTTATTTGTTAAGAATAAAATAGATTTAGACTCAAAGTTCTTGCATATAGGCTTAGAGTTTGACATGCAAATCAACTCTAAAAAGAGTGTAGATGAACTTATAGTTAGACTAAAAAAGATTATGGATACAACAAACAGTTCTGATGAGATGATGTTAATATCTCAAAGGCAGATATCTTCGGTTGAGAATACTTTGGCTAATATCGAAGAAGCACTCTTCCCGCTTAAAGATCAAGAGTTAGAGATATTCTCTTTTCATCTCAATGAAGCTGTAAAAGAGATGGCTTCTATAACCAGACCTTTTGAAAATGATGAGATGCTTGACAAAATGTTTGGCAGTTTTTGTTTAGGAAAATAA
- the ruvX gene encoding Holliday junction resolvase RuvX: MKYIAIDLGLKRIGLAYSAHKDIVSPLAAVERKNRNQASSDVKKVIEEWEADAVVVGIPLGGSSEDEMRRRVAHFMNLIDFKGEVFYQDESRSSLEAENMMKGEIKYIRDGRVDSLSAMIILQRYLKTLKS; encoded by the coding sequence ATGAAATATATAGCAATAGACTTAGGTCTTAAAAGAATAGGTTTAGCATACTCTGCGCATAAAGATATTGTATCTCCGTTAGCAGCGGTTGAGAGAAAAAATCGTAATCAAGCCTCATCTGATGTTAAAAAAGTTATTGAAGAGTGGGAAGCTGATGCGGTAGTTGTTGGAATCCCTTTGGGTGGCAGTAGCGAGGATGAGATGCGCCGTAGAGTTGCTCATTTTATGAATCTTATCGATTTTAAGGGTGAAGTATTTTATCAAGATGAGAGTCGCTCATCACTTGAAGCAGAAAATATGATGAAAGGTGAGATAAAATACATTCGTGATGGAAGAGTTGACTCACTTTCAGCAATGATTATTCTTCAGAGATACCTAAAAACTCTAAAGAGCTAG
- a CDS encoding AI-2E family transporter — protein sequence MKPQYFVGILFATSLYWMYLLYSPFLLVITIAALLAISTSDIQGLFERLFKNKLYAAFGSSFLLAVLFFAPLGYFLATLTIKLNSLEPQVFESIELYINNIIQNPPKFLAFLKPYTVDYLEEIDINSLASNALSITGTVGAFSAGFLKNAFLVIIFYFFAQYNGSTIVEFLKRVVQMSVDETTLLSKELSSVMSVVFYSILINAMFQGALFGIAISFMGYNGLLFGIMYGFASLIPVVGGALMWLPFMMYEFATGDSANAILIALYSILVISVVADTFIKPLIIKEINTRLLKDDDARMNELVIFFAIIAGLATFGFWGMILGPAITAFFLTIMKLFEARTIECKEKTN from the coding sequence TTGAAACCACAATATTTTGTAGGCATACTTTTTGCAACATCTCTTTACTGGATGTATTTATTGTATTCTCCATTTTTATTAGTTATTACAATTGCTGCACTTTTGGCAATCTCTACTTCAGATATTCAAGGATTATTTGAGCGATTATTCAAAAATAAGCTATATGCAGCCTTTGGTTCAAGTTTTTTGTTAGCTGTTTTGTTTTTTGCCCCACTTGGATATTTTTTGGCTACTTTAACTATAAAACTAAACTCCCTCGAACCACAGGTATTTGAGAGCATAGAACTCTATATAAACAATATAATACAAAATCCACCCAAGTTTTTGGCTTTTTTGAAACCCTATACAGTTGATTACTTGGAGGAGATAGACATAAACTCACTTGCATCAAATGCGCTATCTATAACAGGGACGGTTGGTGCATTTAGTGCAGGTTTTTTAAAAAATGCTTTTTTAGTAATAATTTTCTATTTTTTTGCTCAATATAATGGCTCAACGATTGTTGAGTTTTTAAAACGAGTTGTACAAATGTCTGTTGATGAGACAACTCTTCTCTCCAAAGAGCTGTCATCTGTTATGAGTGTTGTTTTTTACTCTATATTGATAAATGCAATGTTTCAAGGCGCACTCTTTGGTATTGCCATATCTTTTATGGGCTACAATGGACTTCTTTTTGGAATAATGTATGGATTTGCATCTCTTATCCCTGTTGTTGGCGGAGCACTAATGTGGCTTCCATTTATGATGTATGAATTTGCTACTGGTGATAGTGCAAATGCTATATTAATTGCCTTATACTCTATTTTGGTGATTTCTGTAGTTGCAGATACATTCATCAAGCCATTAATTATAAAAGAGATAAATACAAGACTTTTAAAAGATGATGATGCCAGAATGAATGAACTTGTAATATTTTTTGCAATAATAGCAGGGCTTGCAACTTTTGGTTTTTGGGGTATGATTTTAGGGCCTGCTATTACCGCTTTTTTCTTGACAATTATGAAACTTTTTGAAGCGAGAACAATAGAGTGTAAAGAAAAAACTAATTAG
- a CDS encoding lipid A biosynthesis lauroyl acyltransferase, which yields MGFKLFILLEKILMILPKTLRKRFFSMLGTIAYHVSSRYKDVAYRNLDFAFDGKMSDKEKDEIVHYSFKNLLFNFLHLMEIRHMSKHDLKSKITIHNIEAVKKAHEDGRAVIYVTPHYSAWELGGTSISAFIEPITAVFKKMKNEKYQEWVIESRGKFGNKSLEKANVIKPLIKLIKKGEACGIVIDTAINPREGLEVDFLGKSVRQTSTPAYLARKYNAAIIPITIRTDDDENYTLMLFDEIVVEKSDDESADIQKATQLQADWLTKLISDEPKFWFWIHRRWKSEHPEIYKK from the coding sequence ATGGGATTTAAACTATTTATACTACTTGAAAAAATTTTGATGATCTTACCAAAGACTTTGAGAAAAAGATTTTTTTCAATGCTTGGGACTATCGCCTATCATGTCTCTTCCAGATACAAAGATGTTGCATATAGAAATCTTGACTTTGCTTTTGATGGTAAGATGAGTGATAAAGAGAAAGATGAGATAGTGCATTACAGTTTTAAAAATCTTTTATTCAACTTTTTACATCTTATGGAGATACGACATATGAGTAAACATGACCTAAAAAGTAAAATAACTATACACAATATTGAAGCTGTGAAAAAAGCACATGAAGATGGTCGTGCAGTTATTTATGTAACTCCTCACTATTCTGCTTGGGAGCTTGGAGGCACTTCAATTTCAGCTTTTATAGAGCCTATTACTGCAGTTTTTAAAAAAATGAAAAATGAAAAGTATCAAGAGTGGGTCATAGAGTCCAGAGGAAAATTTGGTAATAAATCTTTAGAAAAAGCAAATGTTATAAAGCCCCTTATAAAACTAATAAAAAAAGGTGAAGCTTGCGGCATAGTTATAGATACAGCTATAAATCCGAGAGAAGGTTTAGAAGTAGATTTTTTAGGTAAAAGTGTTCGTCAAACTTCTACACCAGCGTATCTTGCCAGAAAATATAACGCTGCTATCATACCAATAACAATACGCACAGATGATGATGAGAATTATACTCTTATGCTTTTTGATGAGATTGTAGTTGAAAAGAGTGATGACGAGTCAGCTGACATTCAAAAAGCCACCCAACTTCAAGCAGATTGGTTAACTAAGCTTATCAGTGACGAACCAAAATTTTGGTTTTGGATTCATCGTAGATGGAAGAGTGAACATCCAGAGATATATAAAAAATGA
- a CDS encoding response regulator — MKLLVVDDSSTMRRIIKNTLARLGHKDILEGADGLEGWAALDASPDVQMLITDWNMPEMNGLELVKKVRADARFVDLPIIMVTTEGGKAEVITALKAGVNNYIVKPFTPQVLKEKLAAVMGIEV; from the coding sequence TTGAAATTACTTGTAGTTGATGACAGTTCCACGATGCGTCGTATAATTAAAAATACGCTAGCAAGACTTGGGCACAAAGATATTCTTGAGGGTGCAGATGGTCTTGAAGGGTGGGCAGCACTAGATGCTAGTCCTGATGTACAAATGCTTATAACAGATTGGAATATGCCGGAGATGAATGGTCTTGAACTTGTTAAAAAAGTTCGTGCGGATGCACGTTTCGTGGATTTACCTATTATTATGGTGACTACCGAGGGTGGAAAAGCAGAAGTGATAACAGCACTAAAAGCAGGCGTAAACAACTATATAGTTAAACCATTTACTCCCCAAGTATTAAAAGAGAAGCTAGCTGCAGTTATGGGTATCGAGGTGTAA
- the trpA gene encoding tryptophan synthase subunit alpha, with protein MKKLVAYITSGYPEKSFTVDLALALGDSGVDSLELGVPFSDPVADGPLIEKANHKSLELGFKFKHLLEISKEVAPKVDTLWMGYFNSFYQQDMDKLIPIAKELGVSGLIIPDLPHEEALLYSELFNSNNVSNISFVAPTDSEARIKEVVTNSQKFIYMVAYTGTTGSGQAEDLQPFLHSIKKHTNTPTYVGFGVNKKTAKEKVEGADGVIVGSAFIDILLKDNLNYTQKIKECRELAVIIKNEINS; from the coding sequence ATGAAAAAATTAGTAGCATATATAACTTCTGGTTATCCAGAAAAATCTTTCACTGTTGACTTAGCCTTAGCCCTCGGAGATAGTGGTGTTGATTCACTAGAACTTGGCGTTCCATTTTCTGACCCTGTTGCTGATGGACCGCTAATAGAAAAAGCAAATCATAAATCATTGGAACTTGGTTTTAAATTTAAACATCTTTTAGAGATTTCAAAAGAGGTTGCACCAAAAGTTGATACATTATGGATGGGTTATTTCAATAGCTTTTATCAGCAAGATATGGATAAACTGATTCCAATTGCAAAAGAGCTTGGAGTAAGCGGATTAATCATCCCTGATTTGCCACATGAGGAAGCACTACTCTATAGTGAGTTGTTTAACTCAAATAATGTCTCAAATATAAGTTTCGTAGCTCCTACTGATAGTGAAGCAAGAATTAAAGAGGTAGTTACAAACTCTCAAAAATTCATATATATGGTTGCATATACAGGGACAACCGGTTCTGGTCAGGCTGAAGATTTACAACCATTTTTGCACTCAATCAAAAAACATACTAACACGCCTACTTATGTAGGTTTTGGTGTAAATAAAAAAACAGCTAAAGAAAAAGTAGAAGGTGCAGATGGTGTAATTGTTGGTAGTGCTTTTATAGACATACTTTTAAAAGACAACCTTAACTATACACAAAAAATAAAAGAGTGTAGAGAGTTGGCAGTAATCATAAAAAATGAGATAAATAGTTAA
- a CDS encoding Hpt domain-containing protein, producing MGIRSDLDASFDYEIVDEFLDHYSMMVDNMETMIIDLSKPNMFEQSINELFRVFHNIKSASGYLKIEQMSKLSAFVEDSLEQIRTNHQSVNEETVNWLLRISDMYAQWNEDLKLNNSLSHIKYSLLKLPDLEK from the coding sequence ATGGGCATAAGAAGTGATTTAGACGCCAGCTTTGATTATGAAATAGTTGATGAATTTTTAGATCACTACTCTATGATGGTTGATAATATGGAAACAATGATAATCGATTTATCAAAGCCTAATATGTTTGAGCAGAGCATAAATGAGCTTTTTCGTGTTTTTCATAATATTAAATCTGCGTCTGGATATTTGAAAATAGAACAGATGTCAAAACTTTCAGCCTTTGTTGAAGACTCGCTTGAGCAGATAAGAACTAACCATCAGAGTGTAAACGAAGAGACAGTCAACTGGTTACTTAGAATTAGTGATATGTATGCTCAATGGAATGAAGATTTAAAGCTCAACAACTCACTTAGTCACATTAAATATTCTCTGCTTAAATTACCTGACTTGGAAAAATAA
- a CDS encoding 50S ribosomal protein L11 methyltransferase, with protein MQEHYFELVVKLSSHHSLFSDFLADTLPVGFEETDDGFIIRSEDELDTIVWGLEQFLEALQKALGQNIELECTQSKLKNSDWVEVYQRSIQPLQIDRFYIHPTWDEPSNDLTNIVIDPALAFGTGHHPTTASSLRAIANYVKKDDKVLDVGCGSGILGVGALKIGAIVDACDTDIVCVDNSEVNAKLNEVKFNNLWEGSCSLAKSNYDVVVANIVADVLTFIANDLKSVLKADGILIISGILDKYETKVLKFYKEFKIVETIREDEWVTLVLKKG; from the coding sequence ATGCAAGAGCATTACTTTGAATTAGTAGTTAAACTCTCTTCTCATCATTCACTTTTTTCAGATTTTTTAGCAGATACATTACCTGTTGGTTTTGAAGAGACCGATGATGGTTTTATTATTAGAAGTGAAGATGAACTTGACACTATCGTTTGGGGATTAGAGCAGTTCCTAGAAGCTCTACAAAAGGCACTTGGTCAAAATATAGAATTAGAATGTACTCAATCTAAACTTAAAAATAGTGATTGGGTAGAAGTTTATCAAAGAAGTATTCAACCATTACAAATTGATAGATTTTATATTCATCCAACTTGGGATGAGCCCAGCAACGATTTAACAAATATAGTAATTGACCCTGCATTAGCTTTTGGAACAGGTCATCACCCAACAACTGCATCATCATTAAGAGCAATAGCAAATTATGTAAAAAAAGATGATAAAGTATTAGATGTTGGCTGTGGGAGCGGAATACTTGGGGTCGGAGCATTGAAGATAGGTGCTATAGTAGATGCGTGTGATACAGATATAGTTTGCGTTGATAATAGCGAAGTGAATGCAAAATTAAATGAAGTTAAATTTAATAACCTTTGGGAAGGTTCATGTAGCCTTGCTAAAAGTAATTATGATGTAGTTGTCGCAAATATAGTGGCAGATGTTTTAACATTTATAGCGAATGATTTGAAGAGTGTTTTAAAAGCTGATGGGATTCTTATTATTTCTGGAATTCTGGATAAATATGAGACAAAAGTTTTAAAGTTTTACAAAGAATTTAAGATAGTTGAAACAATAAGAGAAGATGAGTGGGTAACACTTGTTTTAAAAAAAGGATAA
- the hisA gene encoding 1-(5-phosphoribosyl)-5-[(5-phosphoribosylamino)methylideneamino]imidazole-4-carboxamide isomerase: protein MTLYPAIDLKDGKAVRLTKGLMDSAKIYSDEPWILVKKFEEMGAEWVHLVDLNGAFAGEPKNLEQIIKIRENCNVKLELGGGIRDEATIKKMIEIGIDRIILGSIAVKDSAFVKEMAAKYPIAVGIDAIDGYVAVEGWGEVSTMKATDLAKEFANAGVEAIICTDVGRDGTLSGVNVEFTVDIAKASGISTIASGGVKDESDIEALIATNAVDGVIIGKAYYEGTLDLAKMFKLLD, encoded by the coding sequence ATGACTTTATATCCGGCAATTGACTTAAAAGATGGAAAAGCAGTAAGACTAACAAAAGGTCTTATGGATAGTGCAAAAATATATTCAGATGAACCATGGATTCTTGTAAAAAAGTTTGAAGAGATGGGTGCTGAGTGGGTTCATTTAGTTGATTTAAATGGTGCATTCGCAGGTGAGCCAAAAAACTTAGAGCAAATTATTAAAATTAGAGAAAACTGTAATGTAAAGCTTGAACTAGGCGGAGGGATTCGCGATGAAGCAACAATTAAAAAAATGATAGAGATTGGTATAGATAGAATTATTTTAGGCTCTATTGCTGTTAAGGACTCTGCATTTGTTAAAGAGATGGCAGCAAAATACCCAATAGCAGTAGGAATTGACGCCATTGATGGATATGTAGCTGTTGAGGGTTGGGGAGAGGTAAGCACAATGAAGGCAACTGATTTAGCAAAAGAGTTTGCAAATGCTGGCGTAGAAGCAATTATTTGTACCGATGTAGGAAGAGATGGAACACTCAGTGGGGTTAATGTAGAGTTTACTGTTGATATTGCAAAGGCAAGTGGAATTAGTACTATTGCTAGTGGTGGCGTTAAAGATGAGAGTGATATAGAAGCATTGATTGCGACTAATGCAGTTGATGGAGTAATCATTGGTAAAGCTTACTATGAGGGTACATTAGACCTAGCAAAGATGTTTAAGCTTCTAGATTAA